One genomic window of Blastocatellia bacterium includes the following:
- a CDS encoding imidazolonepropionase, whose product MEKLVITNIKQLVTLAGSSEPRTKNNLSELSIIENGAIVCENGLINWVGEAQSLPQFTDCQFIDAREKIVTPGFVDAHTHPVFAGSRENEYELRILGKTYQEIALAGGGIRSSVRRTRGASCKDLLAESRSHINLLLQHGTTTAEAKSGYGLSLEDEIKSLEVIKELTSENNIELVPTFLGAHEIPDEFRNNRDSYINLLTEKMIPAVAKENLAEYCDIFCESHVFSVDEARKILNTAKEYGLKLRLHADQLTLSGGAKLAAELNAITADHLEHIDEESIDALKQAGVMAVLLPGSVFHLGLKQYPPARKMIDSGLAIVIATDFNPGSSPTPSLSMIMSLACTQMRLTPAEALTACTINAAYSLGRGDKIGSLELGKQADLVIFDCQDYRQIPYFFGTNLVNTVIKRGNIVYRSSR is encoded by the coding sequence ATGGAAAAATTGGTAATAACTAACATTAAACAGCTAGTAACATTAGCTGGATCATCTGAGCCACGTACAAAAAATAACTTAAGTGAACTTTCGATAATAGAGAATGGTGCAATAGTTTGTGAAAATGGGTTAATTAACTGGGTTGGAGAAGCTCAAAGCCTACCACAATTTACAGATTGTCAATTTATAGATGCTAGAGAAAAAATAGTAACACCTGGGTTTGTAGATGCACATACACACCCAGTTTTTGCTGGTAGTCGGGAAAATGAATATGAACTCAGGATTTTAGGTAAAACTTACCAAGAAATAGCTTTAGCTGGTGGTGGAATACGTTCAAGCGTTCGTCGTACTCGTGGTGCTAGTTGCAAAGATTTATTAGCAGAATCACGCAGCCATATAAATTTACTTTTACAACATGGTACAACTACGGCAGAAGCAAAAAGCGGCTATGGTTTATCGCTAGAAGATGAAATAAAAAGTTTAGAAGTAATTAAAGAGCTAACATCTGAAAATAATATTGAACTAGTCCCTACATTTTTAGGAGCGCATGAAATCCCTGATGAATTTCGCAATAATCGAGATAGCTATATAAATTTGTTAACTGAAAAAATGATCCCAGCAGTTGCAAAAGAAAATTTAGCTGAATATTGTGATATTTTTTGTGAAAGCCATGTTTTTTCCGTTGATGAAGCTAGAAAAATATTAAATACAGCTAAAGAGTATGGCTTAAAATTACGCTTACACGCCGATCAATTAACACTTTCAGGTGGAGCAAAGCTAGCAGCAGAATTAAACGCTATAACAGCCGATCATTTAGAGCATATTGATGAAGAGTCTATTGATGCACTAAAACAAGCAGGAGTTATGGCTGTTTTGTTGCCAGGGTCGGTTTTTCATTTAGGCTTAAAGCAGTATCCTCCAGCTAGAAAAATGATTGACAGCGGACTTGCAATAGTAATTGCAACAGACTTTAACCCTGGTAGCTCACCAACACCTAGTTTATCAATGATAATGAGTTTAGCTTGTACTCAAATGAGGCTTACACCTGCTGAAGCATTGACGGCTTGCACCATTAATGCTGCTTATAGCCTTGGACGAGGCGATAAAATTGGATCTTTAGAACTAGGTAAACAAGCTGATTTAGTAATATTTGACTGCCAAGATTATCGGCAAATCCCATACTTTTTTGGCACAAACCTTGTAAATACAGTTATTAAGCGAGGAAATATTGTTTATAGGAGTAGTAGATAA
- the nusB gene encoding transcription antitermination factor NusB, producing MGARRKARECALQMLFQYDIARPKIEDLIKTYWEEICEISKSEVSSEITEFATELVIGTIAHFEQIDNCISNRAANWRISRMAIVDRNLLRMAVYEFLYQPNTPKTVIINEALEIARRFSTYEATQFINGILDAVKRDLENGNGQAASAKGAPSGSSS from the coding sequence ATGGGTGCTCGTCGTAAGGCTAGAGAGTGTGCCTTACAAATGCTCTTTCAATATGATATCGCACGTCCCAAAATAGAGGATCTAATCAAAACTTATTGGGAAGAAATATGTGAAATATCAAAATCAGAAGTTAGTTCAGAAATCACTGAATTTGCCACTGAACTAGTTATAGGTACTATTGCACACTTTGAGCAAATAGATAATTGCATTAGTAATCGTGCAGCTAATTGGCGAATTTCTAGAATGGCAATAGTAGACCGTAACTTGCTTAGAATGGCTGTCTATGAATTCCTCTATCAACCTAATACCCCTAAAACAGTAATTATCAATGAAGCCCTAGAGATAGCACGCCGCTTTAGCACTTATGAAGCTACTCAGTTTATTAATGGGATTTTAGATGCTGTTAAGCGGGATTTAGAAAATGGAAACGGTCAAGCAGCCTCAGCAAAAGGTGCGCCTTCTGGTTCTAGCTCCTAA
- a CDS encoding threonine synthase, translated as MPVTHLSCFQCKEQYEKQKVHQLCKSCAKPLKVNYDLKKIGQNFTPSKLLGRPANLWRYQEVLPVENSANIICLGEGFTPLFHATKLGKKRDMPKLYIKEEGLNPTASFKARGMALAVSMAKELGLTKLAVPTAGNAGGALAAYAAKAGLEAYLFMPKDVPIVNRLEAEYCGAKVILIDGLITDCAKALLERKDQEGWFDVSTLKEPYRIEGKKTMGYELAEQLNWQLPDAIVYPTGGGTGLIGMWKAFDEMEQLGWITSRRPKMISVQASGCAPMVEVFNTGNTGVEIKNAHTLAAGLRVPRAIGDFIMLDILKSSKGTALSVSDQELIAGAKEIGHSEGVFASPEGGATLAALDKLLANGIIQPNETVVLFNTGSGIKYLEAFQ; from the coding sequence ATGCCTGTTACACACCTTAGTTGCTTTCAATGCAAAGAACAATATGAAAAACAAAAGGTTCATCAACTTTGTAAAAGCTGCGCTAAACCCTTAAAAGTAAATTATGACTTAAAAAAAATAGGACAAAATTTCACTCCAAGTAAGTTACTTGGTCGTCCTGCTAATTTGTGGCGTTACCAAGAAGTTCTACCTGTAGAAAATTCAGCAAATATTATTTGTTTAGGCGAAGGTTTTACACCTCTTTTTCATGCTACAAAGCTAGGAAAAAAACGTGATATGCCCAAGCTTTATATTAAAGAAGAGGGATTAAACCCTACAGCATCGTTTAAGGCTCGTGGTATGGCTTTGGCTGTATCAATGGCTAAAGAATTAGGCTTAACTAAACTAGCTGTTCCAACAGCAGGCAATGCTGGTGGAGCTTTAGCGGCTTATGCAGCAAAAGCAGGGCTAGAAGCCTATCTTTTTATGCCAAAAGATGTACCAATAGTTAATCGTTTAGAAGCTGAATATTGTGGGGCTAAAGTAATCTTAATTGATGGATTAATTACAGATTGCGCCAAAGCCCTACTAGAACGTAAAGATCAAGAAGGTTGGTTTGATGTTTCTACCTTAAAAGAGCCTTACCGTATTGAAGGTAAAAAAACTATGGGCTATGAATTAGCAGAACAACTTAATTGGCAACTGCCTGATGCAATTGTCTATCCTACTGGTGGCGGAACTGGGCTAATTGGTATGTGGAAAGCCTTTGATGAAATGGAGCAATTAGGCTGGATTACTAGCAGACGACCCAAAATGATCTCAGTTCAAGCAAGCGGTTGTGCGCCAATGGTAGAAGTTTTTAATACTGGTAATACCGGTGTAGAAATTAAAAATGCTCATACTCTTGCTGCTGGTTTACGTGTTCCCCGTGCTATAGGCGATTTCATTATGCTAGATATTCTTAAGAGCAGCAAAGGAACTGCACTTTCTGTTTCTGACCAAGAACTTATTGCAGGAGCAAAAGAAATTGGTCATTCAGAAGGAGTTTTTGCATCTCCTGAAGGCGGAGCAACTCTAGCAGCATTAGATAAATTGCTAGCTAACGGCATAATTCAACCAAATGAAACTGTAGTGCTATTTAACACTGGTAGCGGAATAAAATATTTAGAAGCTTTTCAATAA
- a CDS encoding enoyl-CoA hydratase/isomerase family protein — MSSDYIGSDFGQSVYETIQVVVADRVAYIIFNKPPLNIFSIEMIKEVNHALSRLTKITYVCAVVFAATPTSKAFSAGVSIEEHRQDMAYQMLENFHNIFRALHNYSKPTIAVVNGPALGGGCELVAFCDVVIASEKAKFGQPEIRLGVFPPMAAVILPRIIGLKKATEMILTGEPIDAFDAQNMGLVNFVVSEEQLEERTLEVISSFRDNSASVLEVTRRAIFTGFFPNFEEVLSKVEEQYLMQLMSLADPHEGLKAFMEKRKPVWRHK; from the coding sequence ATGTCGTCGGATTACATTGGGTCTGACTTTGGGCAATCTGTTTATGAGACAATTCAAGTAGTAGTGGCAGATCGAGTAGCTTACATTATTTTTAATAAGCCTCCATTAAATATCTTTTCTATTGAAATGATAAAAGAAGTTAATCATGCTCTTAGTCGATTAACAAAAATTACTTATGTTTGTGCAGTTGTTTTTGCTGCTACACCTACTTCAAAGGCTTTTTCTGCTGGTGTTTCAATTGAAGAGCATCGCCAAGATATGGCCTATCAAATGCTAGAAAATTTTCATAATATTTTCCGAGCTTTACATAATTATTCTAAACCAACAATTGCAGTAGTTAATGGGCCTGCTCTAGGTGGAGGATGTGAATTAGTAGCTTTTTGTGATGTGGTTATTGCTTCAGAAAAAGCAAAATTTGGACAACCTGAAATTCGATTAGGTGTTTTCCCTCCTATGGCAGCCGTGATTTTACCTAGAATAATAGGATTAAAAAAAGCAACAGAAATGATCTTAACGGGTGAGCCAATAGATGCTTTTGATGCGCAAAATATGGGACTTGTAAATTTTGTTGTCAGCGAAGAACAATTAGAAGAACGTACTTTAGAAGTCATATCGTCTTTTCGTGATAATAGTGCATCGGTTTTAGAAGTAACACGTCGTGCAATTTTTACAGGATTTTTTCCAAATTTTGAAGAAGTTTTGTCAAAAGTAGAAGAGCAATATTTGATGCAACTAATGAGCTTAGCTGATCCACACGAAGGGTTAAAAGCTTTTATGGAAAAGCGCAAACCCGTTTGGAGGCATAAATAA
- a CDS encoding peptidylprolyl isomerase, translating to MAERTAVIETNKGTIKFHLYETDAPITTANFIGLAEKGFYDGLTFHRVVPNFVIQGGDPVGNGTGNSGKTIPLEVKPNLKHDAAGVVAMARSSEPNSASCQFYITLAPVAYLDMQYAVFGRVTEGLEVVKNIAIGDKMLSVKIV from the coding sequence ATGGCTGAAAGAACCGCAGTAATTGAAACTAACAAAGGTACGATTAAATTTCATTTATATGAAACTGATGCACCTATAACTACTGCTAATTTTATTGGTTTGGCAGAAAAAGGTTTTTATGATGGTTTAACTTTTCATCGCGTAGTTCCTAATTTTGTTATTCAAGGTGGCGATCCAGTAGGTAATGGTACTGGAAATAGTGGTAAAACCATACCTTTAGAAGTAAAGCCAAACTTAAAACATGATGCTGCTGGAGTAGTAGCAATGGCTAGATCCTCAGAACCTAATAGTGCTTCTTGCCAGTTTTATATTACATTAGCTCCGGTTGCTTACCTAGATATGCAATATGCTGTTTTTGGTCGTGTAACTGAAGGTTTGGAAGTAGTAAAAAATATTGCTATTGGCGATAAAATGTTAAGTGTAAAGATTGTTTAA
- the ftcD gene encoding glutamate formimidoyltransferase, which produces MEKIVECIPNFSEGRRKEVLDQIVATIKSVPGVVLLDQEMDASHNRSVVTFVGEPEACVEAAVRASGKAAELINLNYHQGEHPRLGATDVIPFVPISNVSMEDCVRLAREAGRRIAAENKIPVYLYESAATRPDRVNLADIRKGEFELLSKEIETNASRKPDFGEAKIHPTAGAVVVGARPPLVAYNINLATSDIDVAKKIAKVIRFAGGGLRYVKALGFELKDRGIVQVSMNMVNFEGTPLFRAFEMVKREAERYGVNILGSEIVGLVPQAALNACSDFYLQLENFSPEQILENRLQAALAKQERIDSGQGEDNESLSNTIGTFPDLVAAGTAAPGGGSVAAHCGMLAAALGQMMGNLTVGKKKFASVEWQVKELLTQLDELRAVLRQTITDNAESFNGVLKAMKLPKDSQAEQLARETAIQEATKHAVSVPVRTVEQSFAVLELLDDLSEIGNPNVLTDLAVGAQLAVVAIRSAYYNVLVNLSSITDNEFVTENQNKVSSLLERAQEIANKIEQTLRKSLSN; this is translated from the coding sequence ATGGAAAAAATTGTTGAATGTATCCCAAATTTTAGTGAAGGTCGTAGAAAGGAAGTTCTTGATCAAATAGTTGCAACTATTAAGTCTGTACCAGGAGTAGTTTTACTAGATCAAGAAATGGATGCTAGCCATAATCGTTCAGTAGTGACTTTTGTTGGTGAGCCTGAAGCTTGCGTTGAGGCTGCTGTAAGAGCTAGTGGAAAGGCTGCTGAACTAATTAACCTTAACTATCATCAAGGCGAACATCCACGCTTAGGGGCTACAGATGTTATTCCATTTGTCCCTATTTCAAATGTTTCTATGGAAGATTGCGTTCGTCTAGCGCGTGAAGCTGGGCGAAGGATTGCAGCAGAAAATAAAATTCCTGTCTATCTTTATGAGTCGGCTGCTACTAGACCAGATAGAGTTAATTTAGCTGATATACGTAAGGGAGAATTTGAGCTTTTAAGCAAAGAAATAGAAACAAACGCCAGTCGTAAACCAGATTTTGGCGAAGCTAAAATTCATCCTACTGCGGGTGCTGTTGTGGTAGGCGCAAGACCTCCGCTAGTTGCTTATAACATCAATCTAGCAACCAGTGATATTGATGTAGCTAAGAAAATTGCTAAAGTTATACGTTTTGCAGGTGGAGGGCTTCGCTATGTTAAAGCCCTAGGTTTTGAGCTTAAAGACCGTGGAATTGTTCAAGTTTCTATGAATATGGTGAATTTTGAAGGGACACCACTTTTTAGAGCTTTTGAAATGGTAAAACGAGAAGCTGAACGATATGGAGTAAATATTTTAGGTAGTGAAATTGTCGGACTAGTACCACAAGCCGCGCTAAATGCTTGTTCAGACTTTTATTTACAGCTAGAAAACTTTAGCCCAGAACAAATTTTAGAAAATCGTCTTCAAGCTGCTTTAGCTAAACAAGAAAGAATTGATTCAGGACAAGGTGAAGACAACGAAAGTTTATCTAACACAATAGGCACATTTCCAGATTTAGTTGCTGCCGGAACTGCTGCTCCAGGTGGCGGAAGCGTTGCGGCTCATTGTGGTATGTTAGCAGCGGCTCTTGGTCAAATGATGGGAAATTTAACGGTTGGAAAGAAAAAATTTGCTTCTGTTGAATGGCAAGTAAAAGAACTTCTTACTCAATTAGATGAACTCCGAGCAGTTTTAAGACAAACTATTACTGATAATGCTGAGAGCTTTAATGGTGTATTAAAAGCAATGAAATTACCTAAAGATAGCCAGGCAGAACAATTAGCTAGAGAAACTGCTATACAAGAAGCCACCAAGCACGCGGTTTCTGTGCCTGTTCGTACAGTTGAGCAATCCTTTGCTGTACTAGAGCTATTAGATGACTTATCTGAGATTGGCAACCCTAATGTTTTAACAGATTTAGCTGTTGGCGCACAGCTAGCAGTAGTAGCAATACGCAGTGCTTACTACAATGTATTAGTTAATTTAAGCTCAATAACTGACAATGAATTTGTTACAGAAAATCAAAATAAAGTGTCAAGTTTGCTAGAACGCGCTCAAGAAATAGCAAATAAAATTGAGCAAACTCTAAGAAAAAGCCTTAGCAATTAA
- a CDS encoding 6,7-dimethyl-8-ribityllumazine synthase, translating into MPRQIQGSLSAAGFKFALVASRWNDLVVNRLTGGAVDILERLGAQSDDITICRVPGSFEIPLIVKKLADAGKWDAIICLGAVIRGETPHFDYIAAEVTKGIAQIALNSNIPITYGIITADSVEQAIDRAGMKVGNKGAEAAMSAVEMVNLCQQIQLSIKN; encoded by the coding sequence GTGCCGCGACAAATACAAGGTTCACTAAGTGCTGCTGGATTTAAGTTTGCTTTAGTTGCTAGTCGTTGGAACGATCTAGTAGTAAATAGATTAACTGGTGGAGCAGTTGATATTTTAGAACGTCTAGGTGCGCAAAGTGATGATATAACTATTTGCCGTGTTCCAGGTTCATTTGAAATCCCCTTAATAGTAAAAAAACTAGCTGATGCTGGTAAATGGGATGCTATTATTTGTTTAGGTGCTGTAATTAGAGGTGAAACTCCACATTTTGACTATATCGCGGCAGAAGTAACAAAGGGTATTGCACAAATTGCATTAAACAGTAATATTCCTATAACTTATGGAATTATTACTGCTGATTCAGTAGAACAAGCTATTGATCGCGCCGGGATGAAAGTTGGTAATAAAGGTGCTGAAGCGGCTATGTCTGCGGTAGAAATGGTTAATTTGTGCCAACAAATTCAACTTAGTATCAAAAACTAA
- a CDS encoding HAD-IIB family hydrolase, producing MSMFHQYTHQVRDLYHYITHPPIQIFYVGGCDLMDEIAERLTRELHGQAKVVLTAYRKLDLAILDVINPQASKGAALKTLAESFNINADEVMAIGDNQNDLEMLEYAGLPIIMANADESLQNKGFTTTLSNDEDGVAVAIEKYILHS from the coding sequence ATGTCAATGTTTCATCAATACACCCATCAAGTCAGGGATCTCTATCATTATATTACACATCCACCTATACAAATTTTTTATGTAGGAGGATGTGACTTAATGGATGAAATTGCTGAAAGATTAACAAGAGAGTTACACGGACAAGCTAAAGTAGTATTAACAGCTTATCGAAAGCTTGATTTAGCAATTTTGGATGTAATAAACCCTCAAGCCTCTAAGGGTGCAGCACTAAAAACTTTAGCTGAGTCATTTAATATTAATGCAGATGAAGTTATGGCAATAGGCGATAACCAAAATGATTTAGAAATGTTGGAATATGCAGGGTTGCCTATAATAATGGCAAATGCTGATGAAAGCCTGCAAAATAAAGGCTTTACCACCACCTTAAGTAATGATGAAGATGGTGTAGCTGTAGCAATTGAAAAATATATTTTACATAGTTAA
- a CDS encoding glycosyltransferase family 4 protein → MKIGIYNLFLNTLGGAEKRSLVTATHLSDFHNVYLLVPYSINKEYLEKYFNVDLSRIQIIVLKQGRFSWLKQKYAYEKDYFCQIKALELDIFINNSFMSGLSCPSKRGIYFCMFPHKIPRSPLEGISLKEKIDTSLIWIKNRIMNRSIATLDSYDFIAANSQFTQEWIMKWWNRPSELIYSSCDPMMEILNFSDKRSIILNVGRFTSDKKFIHHKRQDILVKAFKKLNKAIKDGWELHLAGGITKDKNDDKFISQLIDSAKGYPIFFHFGINFEELHKLYKKASIYWHATGYGVSSEQYPNLQEHFGITTVEAMSAGAVPVVINSGGQKNTVHQKKNGFLWDSLEEMLNYTNILINDKQLLQKLSYQAFLDSKNFSRKAFNQRMNNLIGRLAN, encoded by the coding sequence ATGAAAATTGGTATTTATAATCTTTTTCTTAATACTTTAGGTGGTGCAGAGAAAAGATCCCTTGTTACAGCAACACATTTAAGTGATTTTCACAATGTGTATCTTTTAGTACCTTACTCAATTAATAAAGAGTACCTAGAAAAATACTTTAATGTTGATCTTAGCCGTATTCAAATAATTGTTCTAAAACAAGGGCGATTTTCTTGGTTAAAACAAAAATATGCTTATGAAAAAGACTATTTTTGTCAGATTAAAGCACTTGAATTGGATATATTTATCAATAACTCATTTATGAGTGGACTTTCTTGTCCCTCAAAGCGAGGAATCTATTTTTGTATGTTTCCTCATAAAATTCCAAGAAGTCCATTAGAAGGGATCTCACTTAAAGAAAAAATAGACACATCCCTCATTTGGATAAAAAATAGGATAATGAACCGAAGCATAGCAACACTAGATTCTTATGATTTTATTGCAGCAAATTCACAATTTACTCAAGAATGGATTATGAAATGGTGGAATCGTCCGTCAGAACTTATTTATTCTAGCTGCGACCCTATGATGGAGATACTCAACTTTTCTGATAAGAGGTCAATAATTCTAAATGTAGGTCGTTTTACATCAGATAAAAAATTCATTCACCATAAACGCCAAGATATATTAGTTAAAGCATTTAAGAAATTAAATAAGGCAATTAAGGATGGGTGGGAACTGCATTTAGCTGGTGGAATAACAAAGGATAAGAATGATGATAAATTTATCTCTCAGCTTATTGATTCTGCAAAAGGCTATCCTATCTTTTTCCATTTTGGTATTAATTTTGAAGAGTTACACAAGCTATATAAAAAAGCCTCTATTTACTGGCATGCAACTGGTTATGGAGTATCTTCTGAACAATATCCAAATCTACAAGAACATTTTGGAATCACAACTGTAGAAGCTATGTCAGCTGGAGCAGTACCTGTAGTTATTAATTCAGGTGGACAGAAAAATACTGTGCATCAGAAAAAAAATGGTTTTTTATGGGATAGTTTGGAAGAAATGCTCAATTACACCAATATACTTATTAATGATAAGCAACTTTTACAAAAATTAAGCTATCAAGCCTTTCTTGATAGTAAAAACTTCAGTCGTAAAGCATTTAATCAAAGAATGAATAATTTAATTGGGCGTTTAGCAAATTAA
- a CDS encoding acyl-CoA thioesterase has protein sequence MENKESKHFVESFLRVRYAETDSMGIVYHANYLIWMEVGRTDYFRSLGLSYRDLEKKYQLFTPLIDINCRYLSSAVYDDEILIRTYLKQLNRRLIKFGYEIYRVNPNVKLATGESTHLVVDAQRKRATFPEEVLNAFQNCIYAGKDEPVNIDSQIS, from the coding sequence ATGGAAAATAAAGAATCAAAACATTTTGTAGAGTCTTTTCTACGGGTAAGATACGCTGAAACTGATTCTATGGGAATTGTCTATCATGCTAACTACTTAATCTGGATGGAAGTAGGCCGTACAGATTATTTTAGATCACTTGGGCTAAGTTACCGAGACTTAGAAAAAAAATACCAGCTTTTTACCCCATTAATAGATATTAATTGTCGTTATCTTTCCTCTGCTGTTTATGATGATGAAATTTTAATTCGTACTTACCTTAAGCAACTTAACAGAAGATTAATTAAGTTTGGCTATGAAATTTACCGTGTAAATCCTAATGTTAAATTAGCTACAGGAGAAAGCACACATTTAGTAGTTGATGCTCAGCGTAAGCGAGCAACTTTTCCTGAAGAAGTATTAAATGCCTTTCAAAACTGTATTTACGCCGGCAAAGATGAGCCTGTAAATATTGACAGTCAAATTAGCTAA
- a CDS encoding HAD-IIB family hydrolase, with product MQIKLLALDIDGTLLNSQNKLSDHTKATIQRAVFAGIKVVLVTGRRFHAARPVAQDLNLQLPLITHNGALTKDTQTLHIFDYHPLDKDLARELILVGREHKADTLCCDNPQSEGLLVLIISLKIMCAFAPICQCFINTPIKSGISIIILHIHLYKFFM from the coding sequence ATGCAAATTAAACTACTTGCTTTAGACATTGATGGCACTTTGCTTAATTCGCAAAATAAACTCTCTGACCACACCAAAGCAACTATCCAAAGGGCTGTATTTGCTGGGATAAAAGTTGTTTTAGTTACAGGAAGACGTTTTCATGCTGCTCGGCCTGTTGCCCAAGATCTAAACTTACAACTACCTTTAATTACTCATAATGGGGCATTGACTAAAGATACTCAAACTTTACATATTTTTGATTATCATCCGCTAGATAAAGATCTAGCTCGGGAGCTTATTCTAGTTGGACGTGAACACAAGGCAGATACTTTATGTTGTGATAATCCACAAAGCGAAGGACTGTTAGTTTTGATCATATCTCTGAAGATAATGTGCGCCTTCGCGCCTATATGTCAATGTTTCATCAATACACCCATCAAGTCAGGGATCTCTATCATTATATTACACATCCACCTATACAAATTTTTTATGTAG
- a CDS encoding glycosyltransferase family 39 protein, with the protein MSNSSSTKLDFFNELLKYQKFFPIFIIGIAFPLFFYKLGAVGFLGPDEPRYAQVAREMFERSDFITPTLLGETWFEKPALLYWFMIVCYQIFDPSEFAARLPNAIFATANSLIIYHIAKKAAGSIYGLFSGLVLASSLLYFGLARAASFDMPLTFSFTLAIASFYLADTSENKRQQFLYLIAFYSALGISVLAKGLVGFVLISAIIGIYIILTGQLTSLLKFRPFLGLVFFLLVASIWYLPVILKHGQSFIDVFFVQHHFQRFTSNKYRHPGPIYFFILIILAGVFPWTIFLLKGVVRLVKLRPSGFSWFNFEHKQDRLLLLAILWLAIPLTFFSLSSSKLPGYILPVFPALGLLIGYEVEKTFSQAKQLRYPIIITSLLLLIVGLAAPYFAGKELAASQTSKILLAVTPILAALGLLSLFWLRNYWTVLFSLFAINPIFAIIITTTLFSPLENKDSLSSLSKIALSNFKADEKIIFFNYLQYSPLFYTNGRVIKGSGEHTQEALVLETSDQLAQLLPKNTSLLCLTKEKYLNKITSDGRFKFSFIANQRDIQLLRVSLK; encoded by the coding sequence ATGTCAAATTCCAGTAGTACAAAATTAGATTTTTTTAATGAATTACTAAAATATCAAAAGTTTTTTCCTATTTTTATCATAGGAATAGCTTTTCCACTTTTTTTTTATAAGCTAGGTGCAGTAGGTTTTTTAGGCCCGGATGAACCCCGCTATGCTCAAGTAGCAAGAGAAATGTTTGAACGTAGCGATTTTATTACTCCTACTTTACTGGGAGAAACTTGGTTTGAAAAACCTGCTCTACTTTATTGGTTTATGATTGTCTGTTATCAGATTTTTGATCCTAGCGAGTTTGCAGCACGTCTTCCTAACGCTATTTTTGCTACTGCTAATTCATTAATTATTTATCATATAGCTAAAAAAGCCGCAGGCAGCATTTATGGATTATTTAGCGGGCTTGTTTTAGCTAGCTCTCTACTTTACTTTGGTCTAGCTCGTGCTGCTTCTTTTGATATGCCTTTAACCTTTAGCTTTACTCTTGCTATAGCTTCGTTTTATTTGGCTGACACATCAGAAAATAAACGTCAGCAATTTCTCTATCTTATAGCTTTTTACTCTGCTTTGGGAATTTCTGTACTGGCTAAAGGTCTTGTAGGCTTTGTTTTAATTAGTGCAATTATAGGTATTTATATAATTTTAACTGGTCAATTAACTTCACTGCTAAAGTTTCGCCCTTTTTTAGGCTTAGTATTTTTTCTTTTAGTTGCTAGTATTTGGTATCTACCCGTAATCCTAAAACATGGACAATCATTTATTGATGTATTTTTTGTCCAACATCATTTTCAACGTTTTACTTCTAATAAATATCGTCATCCTGGGCCAATTTACTTCTTTATATTAATTATTTTAGCTGGAGTATTTCCTTGGACTATTTTTTTATTAAAAGGTGTTGTAAGGCTTGTTAAACTTCGTCCTAGTGGATTTAGCTGGTTTAATTTTGAGCATAAACAAGATCGATTATTACTTTTAGCCATACTTTGGCTTGCTATTCCTTTAACTTTCTTTTCTCTTTCATCTTCTAAGCTGCCTGGCTATATCTTGCCAGTATTTCCCGCCCTAGGATTATTAATTGGCTATGAAGTAGAAAAAACCTTTTCTCAAGCTAAACAATTGCGCTACCCAATAATAATAACTAGTTTATTGTTATTAATTGTTGGTCTGGCTGCACCTTATTTTGCTGGAAAAGAGCTAGCAGCAAGTCAAACTAGCAAAATTTTACTAGCAGTAACACCTATTTTAGCCGCTTTAGGACTACTATCTCTCTTTTGGCTAAGAAATTATTGGACAGTTTTATTTTCTTTATTTGCTATAAATCCAATTTTTGCAATAATTATTACCACAACGCTTTTTTCACCTTTAGAAAATAAAGATTCTCTATCTTCACTTTCAAAAATTGCCTTAAGTAATTTTAAGGCTGATGAAAAAATTATTTTCTTTAATTACCTTCAATATAGCCCATTATTTTATACAAATGGGCGTGTAATTAAAGGCTCAGGTGAACATACACAAGAAGCATTAGTGCTAGAAACTAGCGATCAACTAGCCCAACTTCTACCAAAAAACACTAGCTTACTTTGTTTAACTAAAGAAAAATATCTTAATAAAATAACTAGTGATGGTCGCTTTAAATTTTCATTTATTGCTAATCAACGCGATATTCAACTTTTAAGGGTTTCGTTAAAGTAA